One part of the Phaenicophaeus curvirostris isolate KB17595 chromosome 2, BPBGC_Pcur_1.0, whole genome shotgun sequence genome encodes these proteins:
- the MEA1 gene encoding male-enhanced antigen 1 — MAVSRRMGPERVCPEEPGPPEAPEGAAGWSGDEEEDDEEEEEEEEEEEGGGYLYQPLSQEPEAGAALRERLQELRLHLPEPPADSEEEEEVAREEGAAAQSSRSSIPMDAEHVELVKRTMASVKLPTLGIPAWASQISEEQWKDVVQRTLQARQSLGGPRLERK, encoded by the exons ATGGCGGTGTCGCGCAGGATGGGGCCCGAGCGGGTGTGTCCGGAGGAGCCGGGGCCGCCGGAGGCCCCCGAGGGCGCGGCGGGATGGAGCGGCGACGAGGAGGAAGAcgatgaagaagaggaggaggaagaggaggaggaggaaggcggcGGGTACCTGTACCAGCCGCTGAGCCAGGAGCCCGAGGCGGGCGCGGCGCTCCGGGAGCGGCTGCAG gagctgcggctgcaccTGCCCGAGCCGCCGGCAGacagcgaggaggaggaggaggtggcgcGGGAGGAAGGCGCCGCGGCCCAGAGCAGCCGCAGCTCTATCCCCATGGATGCAG AGCACGTGGAGCTGGTAAAGAGGACGATGGCCAGCGTGAAGCTGCCCACCCTGGGCATCCCTGCCTGGGCCAGCCAGATCTCGGAGGAGCAATGGAAGGACGTGGTGCAGCGCACGCTGCAGGCCCGGCAGAGCCTGGGTGGCCCCAGGCTCGAGCGGAAGTGA
- the PPP2R5D gene encoding serine/threonine-protein phosphatase 2A 56 kDa regulatory subunit delta isoform isoform X1, with protein MPYKLKKEKESPKSTKSTTKPGSSSSGKDGGAENSEEAQQPQQQPQQPPQQQQQQQQQTTSNKRPSNSAPPPTQLNKIKYSGGPQIVKKERRHSSSRFNLSKNRELQKLPALKDAPPHEREELFIQKLRQCCVLFDFISDPLSDLKFKEVKRAGLNEMVEYITHNRDVVTEAIYPEAVIMFSVNLFRTLPPSSNPTGAEFDPEEDEPTLEAAWPHLQLVYEFFLRFLESPDFQPNVAKKYIDQKFVLSLLDLFDSEDPRERDFLKTILHRIYGKFLGLRAYVRRQINNIFYRFIYETEHHNGIAELLEILGSIINGFALPLKEEHKMFLIRVLLPLHKVKSLSVYHPQLAYCVVQFLEKDSSLTEPVIVGLLKFWPKTHSPKEVMFLNELEEILDVIEPSEFVKVMEPLFRQLAKCVSSPHFQVAERALYYWNNEYIMSLISDNAAKILPIMFPALYKNSKSHWNKTIHGLIYNALKLFMEMNQKLFDDCTQQYKAEKQKGRFRMKEREEMWQKIEELARLNPQYPMYYAPPPLTPICCMETETPTAEDIQLLKKTVETEAVQMLKDIKKEKVLLRRKSELPQDVYTIKALEAHKRAEEFLTSSQEAL; from the exons ATGCCCTACAAGCTGAAGAAGGAGAAG GAGTCTCCGAAGTCCACAAAAAGTACCACAAAGCCTGGGAGCAGCAGTAGCGGGAAGGATGGTGGGGCAGAGAATTCGGAAGAG GCCCAGCAACCTCAGCAGCAACCGCAGCAGCcgccacagcagcagcaacagcagcaacagcagacAACTTCAAATAAGCGGCCCAGTAACAGCGCTCCCCCCCCAACCCAGCTGAATAAGATTAAGTACTCGGGGGGACCCCAGATCGTGAAGAAGGAGCGCAGGCACAGCTCCTCTCGCTTCAATCTGAGCAAAAACCGAGAACTGCAAAAGCTCCCAGCCCTTAAAG ATGCTCCTCCACATGAACGAGAAGAGCTTTTCATCCAGAAGCTGCGGCAGTGCTGCGTGCTTTTTGACTTCATCTCTGACCCCCTCAGTGACCTGAAGTTCAAGGAAGTGAAGCGAGCAGGTCTCAATGAGATGGTGGAATACATCACACACAACCGTGACGTTGTCACCGAGGCTATCTATCCTGAAGCTGTTATCATG TTTTCAGTGAACCTCTTCCGGACACTCCCGCCATCATCCAATCCCACAGGCGCGGAATTTGACCCTGAGGAAGATGAGCCTACGTTAGAGGCTGCCTGGCCACACCTTCAg CTCGTGTACGAGTTCTTCCTCAGGTTCCTGGAATCGCCTGACTTTCAACCAAATGTAGCCAAGAAATACATTGACCAGAAGTTTGTACTATCT CTGCTGGATCTGTTTGACAGTGAAGACCCAAGAGAACGAGACTTCCTAAAGACTATTCTGCACAGGATCTATGGGAAGTTCCTGGGTCTGCGAGCATATGTGAGGCGGCAGattaacaatatattttacag gTTCATCTATGAAACAGAGCACCACAATGGGattgcagagctgctggagatCCTGGGAAG cATAATCAATGGATTTGCTTTGCCTCTGAAGGAAGAGCATAAGATGTTCCTCATCAGAGTCTTGTTACCCCTGCACAAGGTGAAGTCTCTCAGTGTCTACCACCCACAG ttGGCGTACTGTGTTGTACAGTTCTTGGAGAAAGACAGCAGCTTGACAGAGCCT GTGATTGTGGGCTTGCTGAAGTTCTGGCCAAAAACTCACAGTCCCAAGGAGGTGATGTTTTTAAATGAGCTGGAGGAGATCCTGGATGTGATTGAGCCATCTGAGTTTGTGAAAGTTATGGAGCCCTTGTTCAGGCAATTGGCCAAATGTGTCTCCAGCCCACACTTCCAG GTGGCAGAACGAGCGCTATACTATTGGAACAACGAATATATCATGAGCCTGATCAGCGATAATGCAGCCAAAATTCTTCCGATCATGTTTCCAGCACTCTACAAGAACTCCAAGAGTCACTGGAACAA GACAATCCATGGGCTGATATACAATGCACTGAAGCTCTTCATGGAGATGAACCAAAAGCTTTTTGATGACTGCACGCAGCAATACaaggcagaaaagcagaa ggGAAGGTTCAGGATGAAGGAACGAGAAGAAATGTGGCAGAAAATAGAGGAGCTGGCCCGGCTGAACCCCCAG TACCCCATGTATTATGCGCCTCCACCGCTGACTCCTATCTGCTGTATGGAAACGGAGACCCCGACTGCAGAGGATATACAACTACTGAAGAAAACAgtggagacagaggctgtgcag ATGCTGAAAGACATTAAGAAGGAGAAAGTTTTGCTGCGCCGGAAATCTGAGCTTCCTCAGGACGTCTACACTATAAAAGCCCTGGAAGCCCACAAGAGAGCAGAAGAGTTTCTCACCTCAAGCCAGGAGGCTCTCTGA
- the PPP2R5D gene encoding serine/threonine-protein phosphatase 2A 56 kDa regulatory subunit delta isoform isoform X2, with product MYTSLNAIFLLFRKHRKAQQPQQQPQQPPQQQQQQQQQTTSNKRPSNSAPPPTQLNKIKYSGGPQIVKKERRHSSSRFNLSKNRELQKLPALKDAPPHEREELFIQKLRQCCVLFDFISDPLSDLKFKEVKRAGLNEMVEYITHNRDVVTEAIYPEAVIMFSVNLFRTLPPSSNPTGAEFDPEEDEPTLEAAWPHLQLVYEFFLRFLESPDFQPNVAKKYIDQKFVLSLLDLFDSEDPRERDFLKTILHRIYGKFLGLRAYVRRQINNIFYRFIYETEHHNGIAELLEILGSIINGFALPLKEEHKMFLIRVLLPLHKVKSLSVYHPQLAYCVVQFLEKDSSLTEPVIVGLLKFWPKTHSPKEVMFLNELEEILDVIEPSEFVKVMEPLFRQLAKCVSSPHFQVAERALYYWNNEYIMSLISDNAAKILPIMFPALYKNSKSHWNKTIHGLIYNALKLFMEMNQKLFDDCTQQYKAEKQKGRFRMKEREEMWQKIEELARLNPQYPMYYAPPPLTPICCMETETPTAEDIQLLKKTVETEAVQMLKDIKKEKVLLRRKSELPQDVYTIKALEAHKRAEEFLTSSQEAL from the exons ATGTATACGAGTTTGAATGCGATTTTCCTGCTCTTCAGGAAGCACAGAAAG GCCCAGCAACCTCAGCAGCAACCGCAGCAGCcgccacagcagcagcaacagcagcaacagcagacAACTTCAAATAAGCGGCCCAGTAACAGCGCTCCCCCCCCAACCCAGCTGAATAAGATTAAGTACTCGGGGGGACCCCAGATCGTGAAGAAGGAGCGCAGGCACAGCTCCTCTCGCTTCAATCTGAGCAAAAACCGAGAACTGCAAAAGCTCCCAGCCCTTAAAG ATGCTCCTCCACATGAACGAGAAGAGCTTTTCATCCAGAAGCTGCGGCAGTGCTGCGTGCTTTTTGACTTCATCTCTGACCCCCTCAGTGACCTGAAGTTCAAGGAAGTGAAGCGAGCAGGTCTCAATGAGATGGTGGAATACATCACACACAACCGTGACGTTGTCACCGAGGCTATCTATCCTGAAGCTGTTATCATG TTTTCAGTGAACCTCTTCCGGACACTCCCGCCATCATCCAATCCCACAGGCGCGGAATTTGACCCTGAGGAAGATGAGCCTACGTTAGAGGCTGCCTGGCCACACCTTCAg CTCGTGTACGAGTTCTTCCTCAGGTTCCTGGAATCGCCTGACTTTCAACCAAATGTAGCCAAGAAATACATTGACCAGAAGTTTGTACTATCT CTGCTGGATCTGTTTGACAGTGAAGACCCAAGAGAACGAGACTTCCTAAAGACTATTCTGCACAGGATCTATGGGAAGTTCCTGGGTCTGCGAGCATATGTGAGGCGGCAGattaacaatatattttacag gTTCATCTATGAAACAGAGCACCACAATGGGattgcagagctgctggagatCCTGGGAAG cATAATCAATGGATTTGCTTTGCCTCTGAAGGAAGAGCATAAGATGTTCCTCATCAGAGTCTTGTTACCCCTGCACAAGGTGAAGTCTCTCAGTGTCTACCACCCACAG ttGGCGTACTGTGTTGTACAGTTCTTGGAGAAAGACAGCAGCTTGACAGAGCCT GTGATTGTGGGCTTGCTGAAGTTCTGGCCAAAAACTCACAGTCCCAAGGAGGTGATGTTTTTAAATGAGCTGGAGGAGATCCTGGATGTGATTGAGCCATCTGAGTTTGTGAAAGTTATGGAGCCCTTGTTCAGGCAATTGGCCAAATGTGTCTCCAGCCCACACTTCCAG GTGGCAGAACGAGCGCTATACTATTGGAACAACGAATATATCATGAGCCTGATCAGCGATAATGCAGCCAAAATTCTTCCGATCATGTTTCCAGCACTCTACAAGAACTCCAAGAGTCACTGGAACAA GACAATCCATGGGCTGATATACAATGCACTGAAGCTCTTCATGGAGATGAACCAAAAGCTTTTTGATGACTGCACGCAGCAATACaaggcagaaaagcagaa ggGAAGGTTCAGGATGAAGGAACGAGAAGAAATGTGGCAGAAAATAGAGGAGCTGGCCCGGCTGAACCCCCAG TACCCCATGTATTATGCGCCTCCACCGCTGACTCCTATCTGCTGTATGGAAACGGAGACCCCGACTGCAGAGGATATACAACTACTGAAGAAAACAgtggagacagaggctgtgcag ATGCTGAAAGACATTAAGAAGGAGAAAGTTTTGCTGCGCCGGAAATCTGAGCTTCCTCAGGACGTCTACACTATAAAAGCCCTGGAAGCCCACAAGAGAGCAGAAGAGTTTCTCACCTCAAGCCAGGAGGCTCTCTGA